The Anas acuta chromosome 2, bAnaAcu1.1, whole genome shotgun sequence genomic interval atttcttttgactACTTAAATCTTATTCTGGATAGTCcttaattatactttttttaattgctgtgaaACTATTTGTCTTTGCAGCCTCTGTCTGGTACCTGTCACTCTCCTACTTTCCAATTGTTCCCAGGCTGTTGTAGATGTGATGATTGATTTGCGGCATAAAACAACAAGGTAATGCATTtaatcaaaacatttcctgaGATTGTTTCCTAGTTTTAGGAAGTTTTGCAGTTTAACTGCACTGAATATCTGGAATAAGATCTTTATAATAGTGGCTTCAATAAAAGAATGCAAGGTGATCTAGGCTTCATACAGTCAAATGTGTGTCTTCAGTCACttctcagtttttgttttgcttttggctgTATCTGAGAGGACCAAGTAGTTAAATTAAACTTTGCAGAccttttctgggggaaaaaaaaagtggaaacatTCTTAAACTTGCAGAATACTGGCTTTAGCAAACTTCCATTACtaaacatgttatttttttcatttttaaagtatcaAGGCATTTGTAGAAAACAACTTTTGAAGTATAAACTTGAATAGTTTATGCTGTAATGTGATCTAGTATAAAATGTTGTCATAAAGGTTCTAAGATTTCCCCTGGTATTTTACCAGCTTATTTTTATGACTGACTTTTCACCTGGAATTGGAGTACTATGTAAAATACTACATTGGGGAAATATTTTGTGAATTGTTTCTAAAAGTTTTAGATATTTCAGCGGGATAGATGGAATTCAGTATCATGTGATACTGttagttttaatttctgttaataAAAGGCAGTTTAACTCACGTAAAATTCATGTGAACCCTAATCCTAGATACAATGCTACCTGATTTACCTTGATTTACCACAAAATAAACCTGTGGGATTCTTGATTTGAATGATCTTGGGGGAGGGGGTTGGGAGGGAGATGACATGACAGATTGAGAGACATCGAGGACTTGTTTATGGGGATTGCGTGCTTCTTGCCAACAGACTGTCTTACGTGgtaaacaagaaattaaaaacccaGAGTCTAACACACGGGTTCAGAAACAAAGATTAGAAGGATAAAGTCTTCAATTTGTTGTTTAAAACTGGGAAGCTATTCACTGAACTTCTTTGATTTCATAAGGTGGTTGCTCTCTTAAAGCATTATAAGACCCAGTCTGACTGGGTATTGCAGTTACATGCCTTgacacttatttaaaaaaaaaaaaaaaaaagcaaaataccaaACCACCCCCCTCCACTGTAACCACCAAATTACTGCGGTGCCTGTGTATATCCATGTTAACTATATCTGTTGACGTGACACGATCTGTCTCTAGTTCATGGGACAGGCCTTAAGAATGCCTTAtgcagtgcttttaaaaactgacaATCGGTATCTTGTTACCTAGGCTATTGTTATGTCATGGTTGTCATGGTTCTATAAAACCAGGGAGTACACTGGAATTTATAATTACAAATAGATGTATAAAGTTTTGTGTGTGGTGTACAACATAATAAGTGTTTTAAAGATCTGTACTGATCCATCTGAGCCAAAGGAAGAGTAGTTGTAAAAGTTCGTGTGAGTCACAGAGTAGTAAAAGGTATTtggaaagaagtgaagaggacTCAGTTAAATGGACCTGATAAGTGGGTGTTGAATATCTTTACAGATCCCTAAGGTGATGTGGTATGCATGGTGGGAAAGAGGACAAACATGCTGCTTTTTTGAAACTGTTTAGCATCTTGGTTAAATGTTAAGCACGCTTCTGTCTATATCTTTGATTGCTATTGTCTTTCAAAATCTAGGCTTGTCTTGCTAGAAAAATGATAACCTCTTAATGATAAGGTCGGGAGGGTGGAACAATGAAGAATTTGAGAAATGCAGTGATTTAAGGGAAATTATTATAGGCAAGTAACGAAAAAGACCCAGCAACTTCTAAGATTCCAAAGAAGACCAACTCTAGCATCTGAAGACTGCCAGAGTAGGAACTTAGTTGTTCAATTCCTGGTTTTCGGttacttttcagaaagtatAAACAAGCATATTTGTAAGGGGCTGATTGTGAACACACAGTGCATTCAGAAGTTTTGGGAAAGCTTCAAATTGAGGGGTTCATGTAAACTGCTAATGTCTGAATTGCGAGAAGTAACTCCTGTTACCTTCTTTTTCAGCCCAGAAGCACTAGAAATCCATGGATCTTTTACGTGGCTTGGGCAAACACAGTACAAGCTTCAACTGAAAAGCCAGGAAGTCTATAGCTTGCAGCTAAAAGCTTGCTTTGTTCATACAGGTGTCTATAATCTTGGAACCCCCAGAGTATTTGCCAAGCTAGCGGACCAAGTTACTTTGTTTGAAACAAGTCAGCAGAACTCCATGCCTGCActgattattattaataatatctgaccacttctgaaaaatcatactaaaagacaaaataaatgggATTCTTTTCTTATATTGCTGGTTGacattttgctgcagttttttgAAATAGCACCTCAAACATCTAACTTGTTACTAGAGATTgtgtaggaaagaaaatagcaaaatattcAGACTACTTGTCAATTTGTTTCTCAATGCAACGCACGTTGGACTGAAAATTCGTTTATCCTTTTATAATGTATTTCTTCTCCGGTAATTAAGATATTCATAACACAAAATAATCTTTAACTCCAAATCTGAACATATTTGTATGTCCTATGCCCTGTCAGAAACGCAGCTTGACTGCTGTTACAACTTCCAGCATGGTGTGTTTAATATTTGTGGCTGTATTAGGATATGGTTCAGGAAGAAACCATCACTGGCTTTTTCCTGTCTAAAGCCATTAGTCATGATAAATCCCAACCTTACTGTGAAGTTCAATAGGGTATCTCCAATCTGTTCCTCAATTCTTTAGtataaaactttgttttgagTTTTCATGTTTATGAAAGCCGATGACCTGTCAAGGTTTACATACAAGCCCCACCtatggtgtttaaaaaaataatttcttcaaccagtttgagtattttttttctcattcatctCAGCACAGAATGCACTATTTCACAACCATGAGATTGTCATTTAAATTGTCACTTGCTTTATTATGTAACTAAAACAAttgatctgttttaaaaaaatctactcAAGATTTTCAAGAAATGTATTATATTTATAACAAATGTACTGTAAATAGAATAAAACATACACCATATTCACTGTATGGACTGCTGcctttaaatttttttccttcctttttatacAGCTTTGGTGACCTACCAGTGCTGATTTTGTATATAAATTCAGTTGTGTACGTTAGAATATGTTCATTCTAGTCCTTTTTGCTCTGAAGTTTCTATCTTGTTATCTATGTGTAGTGTTGGTATACATGGAAAATTGCAGAGGTTGCTATATTTGTCTTTTGAGTTCTCACATGGTATTTCTGGGAGCAAGTCTCAGGATTCAGCTACCTGGGGAATATCAGTTAGTATGTGGTGAGGATTTTTAATTTGAGTAGTAGCTGCTGAATGTAGAGAAGGCTGTGAAGTAATCGAGTGCAGCAAAACCAGCGTAGAGTTAGGAGATGTGTTTTATGGTGGATTATCTGAGTacaaggagaaacagaagactTCTGTCTGCTGTGTCATGTGGCTGAAGGAAATACCATCACAGAACAACATTGACTTATGAAACAGTAAATCTGccttcagaagctttttttttttttttgacacctTTTATGCAGCACTACTGTATGTCTGTTTCCAGAACTTAAATTCCTGAAAAGTCTTTGAATTCATTCACAGCACGTGGCCTTTCATTGTCATACTTAATGACTGTGGACTATGCTGATGTATTAACAGAATAGTTGAATATTATAAAACAAACGTGCTGCTTCTGGGGCAGAGTTCTTTGCTGCTGTTGGGCAGCTTTGAAGGCTACACTTGCTAATTTTTTCTTGGCATTGCACTATGTCACGAGTGCTCTGTCTTGGCAATCTTTTTAGGAATGAAAGTGTTATTTATGCCAGCCAGCTATCCTGCTGTAGGCCACTAAGTAGTAAGTCACATCTGATGTGTTTTCAGCACTTCTTTGAATACTTGAGTGGCAGAAGTCACATTATTCAGACAGAGGATGTTTCCACGTGAGTTTTGTGACATATGAGTCAGAATTTAACTGACTTTCAGCCTGTCAAAAGAAACTGCTAAGAAATATCTCGTGATTTAGAAGTTCCACTGTTGTAAAGAGTAGCCTTACTGCTGAGTCAATTAACTGCTGCCTGGCAtagttttttttaatgatcCTAACTTTTAGATTAAGTAAACCAGTCCTTGATGTTTCTACTGGTGTGTATCTgggtttttaaaacaaagagaaactgTCACAGATCACGTAGCTTGGCTTGAAAGAACTACCATATGTAGATCAACCCTTCACGTTTCTCAATGCTTCTAGGAACAGGGTGAGCAGGAGACTTAAGGAGATGGAGGAATGTTTTATTCAGTATGGGTAAAATTAGCAGCCTCTTCATCATATACTTATGAGATGCTTTTCTATGTCTGTTTATGTAcacatgagattttttttttcctgtgcatagCAACTGTTCCCAAGGAATTCTCAACTAAGCAAAACTCAGAAAACTCAGCATTCTAAGCTGTTTCAACCCTATAAATAAACCAGACTTTGATTATGCTGTTGATATAATATcatgttgctttaaaaaacaaaaaacaccaaaaacaaagcatttgctttcttttcgCCCTTCATTGAAATCTCCCTTTTGTTCTCTTTCCCAGCATGCTGCTTAAAAAAACTGAGATTCTCAACTTGTCATATTCTAAAACAACGATGGAAGGGTGGTATCTGAGTCTAACTCTTTAAAGCATGTTAGAAAAGACTGTTATGATGTGTCTGCGGAATGACTCTATTGTACACATTAAACCATCAACCAAAGTGCTTTATTTCCAAATCAGCATCAGTTCCTTCATGCAGCATTGTCAGTTGTATACATCATGTTCTGTGTAAAGCATGGAGCTGACCAAAGAGATCAAAATCTCTAAATTCAATAAAATGTACAGTTTCATTTTGAACATGGTAGAGAATTTGTGAGAAAATTAGACTTGCATCAAGTAAAACATAGGAGTAGTTAAAAACATAGGAGTAGTTACACACCTTTGTGTACTTAAATCCTAATTGTGCTGTGTCACCAACTAGCATGGTCCTGGAATGAGGTGGGTGAATTCTGTCATCTATTCCATATTTAGGAGTGTGCCCTTCTAAGTCCTACGCTATGGGGAAGCAAGTGATGTGAGAATCCAGCTAGTTCCAGGCTGCTTTGCCAAGTTTTGTTGAGATGCTGCATTGACAGGTTACAGTTTTGTGCAATGAATATCTGGAATAATACGGTTTTCTAATGTCTTCAATAGGCCTTGAATATGACTTAGAAAGCACACAACACTTCTGAAAGGATGGTTTGAGAATGGAGGAACATCAGGCCATATAGTTGgtgatttttatgttttatatcaCTTCTGAAGCTTGAGAGGGAATTCCAATATTTAAAATCTAATATTACtaaattaaaatctaaatttCTTGTGATGGAAACACATTTATAATGTCTTTGTCTTAAActgcattatttaaatattgtttaaacATTCAGTATAATAGGCTTTAACTAGCAACAAATACCGAAAAGTAAGCCATATATTGCAAATGCACAGGATTCATAGTAATTGTCTGATCTATATAggaactaatttttttttttttttgctatgacGATACTGAGTGTAGATAGtgtcttaaaaggaaaaaaatttggAAGATTTGGCCTTTGTCACAGTCTTCATTCTTACTACCAAAAAATTATCTTCAGTCCACTTGATGTAAAAGTTATTTCCTAAAATTAAACTGTCATGTTTCTGAGATTATATGCTTGGAAAAAAACCTATACTGTCTCTAGCCACACGTGGTCAGCGATAAGTTTAGAATGataaatggggggaaaaaatgggtaAAACTGGTTAACAAGTTAAAAACCATTgtgaaatgaactttttttttacaacttcaaaatatcaaaaatttaattttataattagGAAGAGGACACTGGGATAGTTTCCCCATCAGATTTTTGTAATATCAAAAAATTTTCCCAAACAAAACTTCTGCAATTAGCTCTCCTAGAAGCTTTCAAAAATTGCAGTGAAAATACTTGGactttttggcattttttgGCATTCAGTTTTTAGTGATAAATAGGGTAGGCAACATCTTgtcaaaatcaaaaataaaatcagaatgcCTGATGGTGCTCTCCAAAAGCTTAGATAGCTTGTGGGAAAAGCACCATGTATATATAATGAGGTTACAGATAAATCATAATACCTATACAATGTAGCCACTACACTGGCTTTGAAGATGTATAGACCACTATATGGAGGGAAAATGATCTTATTTTAATCTTTATGAAGAATGGGATGCTTGATGGAGGGCCACTTTAACTCAGCTTCACTTCTATTCTTACAGCCCATATAGTTTCTTTTGGACCATGTAGTATATGGACTGTTCTTCCAGCAAAGAAGTCCAATTCTGAGGCTGAGAGAAGCACTTTGCATCATATGCAGTTCAAAGATAATCATAGTTATGCATTCTGTGTATTTCAAACATAAAGTTGGAAGACATGCTTCTGGTACTTACTGTCTTCCCATAACTTAAGACCTGCCACCTGAAGATTTTTGTAATGTGTCAGGAGAGGGCATCCCAGATTTGTAAAGTTAGCTTTGCTCCATAGATTTAAAGTTAAATTTGCTCCATAGATGGCTGTGCATTTTCTCTGGCAAGAAACTGTGAGTCATATGTTTTTGGCTGTTTGTATAACTGAATTTACTTCTCAGTGCTGTTTCCTGTAGGTGGGCAGGGCACTGCAGTAAGTGCAGTTGTGGGAGCCGTATCAGTATAGCCAATGATATTGTCAGGGATATCCACAGTGACAGTAGACATCTCTCCGTCACATATGCCATCACAGAAGTCAGCCTATGCAAAAGAAGAGACGTTCTGCTCCTCCAGAATTATATGCAAGAGTTATTGGATGTTTCTGTCATATATAAGTCCAATTTATATTACATTTGCACTGAAAGCCAGCACATGTGAATTGCTGCCTGTCACCAAGTGAATGAACATTTTGTCAGGCTTGGGCACAAATAGAGTTTTCAAAGTTATATTTCTATGCATGTCAATGTAAGAGATATTGTTCCCAAAGTTTCCTGTGAGGATCTCCACAGTGCAGGACTGCTGAGATTTCCAGACTGCTAACTTCAAGTCAAGTTTGCATTTCTTGGTCATAACAGCTGAGAAAAATTGCTGATCACAGGGCTGAGCATGGTCAACCACCCTCTTTCTTCAAATGATATCTGCTTTTCAAATCCATGTTCTCATCCATGGCAACACACATCATGCTAGTGACAAGCCTGATGCTGCCACAGGAGATGTCCGTTCTGGGTCAAGGCTACAATTTGGGAGACACCTGCAGTTACAAGGAGGAAACCATTGTCAGGAAAAGTAGTACTTTGAAACCTCTTTGAAGGCAGGACAGCCACTTCTTCCATGATCTTCCATTGTATATGAAATGGGTCCCTGCTGCCACCTTCCCTGCCTCATCCTCTCCAGTTCTGCTGATAAGCAAGCTGGTCATGGCAAGGGAGATGAAGTTGTAAACCCCAAACAGTGCTCTTTGCTTTCTTATATTACTCTTGAGAGATGTAAATGTGTAACTCCCATCCTTTGAAACAAAGATGCAACTGTTGGAGACTGAGCACCTGGTGTCATAAGCAAAAAGGGTCCAGCTGAGCTCCTTGCACTGGGAGTCTGCCACCAAGTAACAGCAATGTGTGTATGAGTGTTCAAACACAGGGGAAGTGACTCCTGCTGATGGGCTCCATCTGTCAAGGTTCTTGAAGTACAGGTAAACCTGACCATTGATCATTATTGTGACTGTGTGCACACAGGTGATGGTGCTGATGGCAGCTTCTTTGGTCTTAAGTTCTtctgggatggggagagcagagatgctgctcTCAGACGCGTCCATGCTGATGAAAACATCCTTCTCCAGGTATGTGGATACCTTTGGCTTCCTCTTAAGAGCCAAACCCTTCAtgggggtgctgcaggatgGTGGGGCTGGTACTGTAGTAGCTCATGTAGGTTCCTCTCATCAATGTCACTGTGAGGCCAAAAAGTATCACGTACGCCCGCTACACGTGGCTGCAATCCAaggtgtccctgctgccctACGAGCAGAGCCACAACCTGGCCACCAGTGCCCACCAAGGCTAAAGCACCGAGTCCCTGGCTCCTGGAGGGCTGAGGGCCGTGCTGAAGGGCTGGGACACGTGGCAGCGGGGGCTGTGCAGAACATGGCGGCAGCCGGCTCCTCCCCTCCCGGTGAGGTTTCTCTGTCAGTGGCTGCGTGTGGCAGAggcggctgctgctgaggggtGCCCTGCCCAGGGGACCCCAGGCAGGGACACATTCTGGCTGGATTGGGCTGGGGATGTGCTGAGGAGATGAGTTCTTGAGTGAAGAGGAGCTGCTTTCATCAGAGTATTTCTCCAGCAGCAAGGTTTCCTCATGGACTTTCTCTATCATTGCCTGAGCAAAAAGCCCCACAATCACGCTTTTTCAGTGGGTCTTATGATTCTTCAACCATCTGGAGTTTAAGCCTTATCAAAAATAACCACTAATTGCCATTAATTGCACAGATGTTGGCAGTCCTTGGCACTGTGGGGTTTCTCATGtgtcttcctccttctcttcagCAGCATCAGGGTAGTGCTGGCACTGCCAGGGTAggcaggcagaggggagaggggtGACATTGCCCAGCCAAATGGAAGTGGGAGGTAGATGATGGGACAGAATTATGTAGGTGCTTGAAGGGACATAAACctcagaagggaagaaagaaaaaagaaaaaaaaaatcgaaaacaaacaaaaaaacttgggAGCTTTAAACTTTTAGGGGAAGCAGTACTTCTGTCAAACAAGGTTAGAACTAGGACAGCCATTCTGAAATAAAGCAGCTGTCTATCCAGGCAAGCAAGGTGAAGACAATAAGGAGATGTCATGAGAAGCAGAGggtaaacacaaagaaacatctGGTAGGTCAGGGAGTGCAGGGTACATAAGGCAAGCTTAAAATACAGGGAAATGCAAAGAGAGCTGGAGACAGCTGAGGTCAAGTTAACATGAAAAGCAAGAAGGCCTTGAAATGGATCACAGGAGAATGTGGTGAAGcaaaaagattgaaaaaaaacGATGATGGATGTGGGAACAGGCATGAAAAGAGAGTGGAAGTGAGTATTTATCTAGGTATGAAGGAGGGTAGAGAGCACCCTGTCCCAAGAATATTCCCCCCAAGAATGTCTAGgcactttgtattttttcttgtctgtatgCAGGGTTTAATTTAGGAGCACTGTATTCCAgttctgcaatatttttgtctctgaCATTGAAAAATGCATTCAGTAGTTACTACTAAATTGTTACGTCATGTCATATTACTACTATTCCTGTTTTACATTGGCATGAAATTGGAAAATCTTGATTCTGCTATTGCCTTC includes:
- the CATSPERD gene encoding LOW QUALITY PROTEIN: cation channel sperm-associated auxiliary subunit delta (The sequence of the model RefSeq protein was modified relative to this genomic sequence to represent the inferred CDS: inserted 2 bases in 1 codon) translates to MKGLALKRKPKVSTYLEKDVFISMDASESSISALPIPEELKTKEAAISTITCVHTVTIMINGQVYLYFKNLDRWSPSAGVTSPVFEHSYTHCCYLVADSQCKELSWTLFAYDTRCSVSNSCIFVSKDGSYTFTSLKSNIRKQRALFGVYNFISLAMTSLLISRTGEDEAGKVAAGTHFIYNGRSWKKWLSCLQRGFKCFSQPQNWTSLLEEXSPYTTWSKRNYMGCKNRSEAELKWPSIKHPILHKD